One Ostrea edulis chromosome 2, xbOstEdul1.1, whole genome shotgun sequence genomic region harbors:
- the LOC125682483 gene encoding uncharacterized protein LOC125682483, which translates to MSSAKKKLERRRVVRKRSDRYEFYCCYCSHGADIFSDAISHVINNHSHLEIRIGKKSGQATSENSRPLIHIRQWDVVPSTIHSEGHIIQADDETEKLEVCDPLKKSTRSVSF; encoded by the exons ATGTCCTCAGCGAAGAAGAAACTAGAGAGACGAAGGGTGGTCAGAAA GAGAAGTGATAGATACGAGTTTTACTGTTGTTACTGCAGTCATGGAGCAGACATTTTCAGTGATGCCATTTCACATGTAATAAACAATCACAGCCATTTAGAAATCAGAATTGGTAAAAAGTCAGGGCAGGCAACAAGTGAAAACTCCCGACCACTCATTCATATCCGCCAATGGGACGTCGTACCAAGCACAATTCACTCTGAAGGTCACATCATCCAAGCCGACGATGAAACGGAGAAACTGGAAGTTTGCGATCCTCTCAAAAAGTCTACTAGGAGTGTCAGTTTTTAA